One Maribacter sp. HTCC2170 genomic window, TGATATTCCAGATGGTCGAATGATGTTCGCTATCCCAAGAGGAAAAATAACCTATATAGGAACTACCGATACAAATTTCGACAAGGACAAGGACCATGTGAAGACCGATTTGGCTGATGCGATATACTTAATATCTGCGGTGAACAATATGTTTCCAAAAATTAACCTGGAGATGGAGGATATAATTTCTTCTTGGGCAGGTTTACGCCCATTGATTCATGAAGAAGGAAAATCCGCTTCTGAACTTTCGCGAAAAGACGAGATTTTTGTTTCCGATTCAGGATTGTTCAGTATGGCTGGGGGGAAACTTACCGGATACCGAAAAATGGCAGAACGTGTAATGAATCGTATTGCAAAGAAGATGCATGAAGATTATGACGTTGAGGTCGCAGAAAGCACTACAGAGAGTATTCCTTTATGCGGTAGTGATTTTAAAAAATTCAAGCATGTAAAAAAATACATCAATGAGGTGTATGAGCGAATTAAAGGTGACGGCTTTACCAAATACAATGCTTGGTTTTTGGTTACCAATTATGGTATACAGACTAATACCATATTGGACTATTATTCCAAGAGGAAAGAAGATGATAATGAAGTACGTTTAGCATTGGCAGAACTTGAATTTGGGATTGATTTTGAGATGGTTCAAAACCCGATGGATTTCTTTATCAGACGTACAGGGCGCCTCTATTTTGATATCGAAAGTGTTCGAACCTTAATGGAACCTATTTTGCAGGAATTCAAAAAAGTATACAAAGTGGATGATGCTCAATTATTAGCATGGAAAGAAGAACTCAATAGCGAATTGGATGAGCATTCTAATTTTTCAATGGATAGGGTTTAATATATTCCATTCAATAGGATTCCTCTCCGTGCTGCATGCTGAATTCGGTTTTTGGAGAGGGTTGTTCAGAAAATCTTCGGCGATTTGAAAAAAACAGGGATTAAATAGATTATGACCATCATCTGGAAAGACTACTTCATAACCATTTTTCAAATGTTTTAATGCCTTTTTGGCATTGCTAGAAGGAGTAACATGATCCAAACCACCACTTACCATTAGCGTAGGAATTTCTGAAATTACCGGTTGGTCTTCAAAGTTCGCAGCTCTAAATGAATGCCAATCGGCAAGTAACTGCATCTCTGAACGGTAAGAGGCAAAACCAGACCCTAGCTCAGATTGTTTTAAATATTGGTCTATAGCTACTGCATCATAAAAAGGAATTTCTTCATAAACCATTACAGAATAGTTCATGGACCAATTAATAAATGTGTAAAGATGTTCAATATTTTTTAAAGCGTTATTAAGAGGTTCTGTTTCTCCAGTTTCCATAGCCTCAATAAGTATTGGGATATTACCTATCGAATTACGGTCGTATAGTGAAAAGAAGAGCACAAGCAAAGCATCTTGAGGATTGAGTACGAACAGTTCACCTTCAAGGTCAAAACGCAAAGGAGCAGTTTGTAATTTCTCCAAAACGTTTAATAACCGCTCTTTCAAATTTGGGTAACGGTTATTACATTCTATATTATTTTCGCAACGATTAAAAATGAAAAAAAGGGAGTTCTCAAAATTTTGTACCGTATTGTTTAAATAATCAATTTCTGGAGCAAGAATCCCTGCAAGCATTGCACTACGAACACTTTCTGGAAAATCGCGCATTATGGTCAATCCCAATCGAGAACCATACGAAACTCCCCAAAGATTCCATTTGTCATAACCCAAGACTTTTCGTAAATCCTCAAAATCGGCAGCATTTTCTTTACTCGTATACCCGGCAAGATCTACACCTTTTTGTTTGAGGTTTTCTTTGCAATTGGACAATATAGTATCTAGAGTCCTGTATTGACTCTCTCCGAGTAGGTCATCTCTCAAAACAACAAATATGGTTGCTCCAATTTCAGTGCAGTTTGCTTCAGACTTACCTGTTCCTCGCTGATCCATGAGTACAATATCCCGATCATTACGCAGAGGATGATTTTCCCAAAACTCTTCCATAACCAAGGTTGCTGCTCCAGGTCCGCCCTGTAAATAAACAATGGGTGATTTTGTTGAATCTGCTTCTTTGGCCTTTAAAACTTTGTAAACCAATTTTAGAGTTCGCGAATCTGGGTTTTCTCGATTTTCTGGGACTTCGATAACGCCATCAATTGTAATATTTTCAGAAGTTGTACATGTACATAAGACCGTAACAAATAAAAGTAATGTCCAAATGCGCATATATTGACCTTTTGTACCGAAGTTAACGATTCTTTTCAATCCAACCTATCAGTCAATTTGGCAAAAGTTTTTTTCGCATTTTTGCCTTGATAAAGCACTTGGTACACCGCATCTATTATGGGTGTTTGCACTTTACTCTTGAAATTGGCCTTAAGTCCGTAGGCACTTTTTGTGGCATAATAACCCTCGGCGACCATACTCATTTCCATTTGTGCACTTTTGACGGTATAACCTTTGCCAATCATATTGCCGAACATACGATTACGACTAAAGGTTGAATAACCCGTTACCAACAAGTCACCCAAATATGCCGAATTGTTGATGTTCCGTTTCATTTTGTGTACACGCTTAATGTAGCGCTTCATTTCGCGAATACTGTTGCTCATCAACACACTTTGAAAATTATCACCATAACCCAAGCCATGGTAAATACCAGCTGCAATAGCGTAAATATTTTTCAGCATTGCGGCATATTCCGTCCCAATGATATCATCTGATATTTTGGTCTTTATATAATTGCTTTTTAGGTTATTGGCGACCAATTCTGCCTTTTCTTGATCTGCACAAGCGATGGTCAAGTAAGAAAGACGCTCCAAGGCAACTTCCTCAGCATGACAGGGACCAGTGATAACCCCAATATTCTCAAACGGAATTTCGTAAATATCATGAAAATGCTCACCAACGATCAGGCCTGTTTCAGGAACGATTCCTTTGATCGCCGAAAAGATGGTTTTTCCCTTGATGTTCGCGGTCAACTTTTTTAGTTCTGTATCAAGAAAAGCCGATGGAATCACGAATATGAGAACATCATTGTTTTCAACCGCATAATTTAGGTCAGTTGTTAAGTCTAATTGTTCGGTATGGAATTCTACAGAACTTAAATAATTGGGATTGTGCTTTTGGGTTTTTATATGTTCAACAGCATCTTCATTTCGCATGTACCAAGTTACTTTGTGTAGGTTTTCGGTCAACATTTTCACAATGGCCGTTGCCCAGCTACCTCCACCCAATACGGCGAATTTCATCTCGTTCTTCATTCGAATAGTTTAGTCGGTTCAAATGTAAATAAAAATGAAAGAATGTTTTAATAACTGATAATCAGATAGATATAAATATTGGCATGGTGATTGTTTTGGTAAAGTAGAATTTAAATGCACAAATTATGAAGGCTGTAAAACTACTTTTGGGATTTATACTTGTTGGAACTTTAATGACTTCTTGTTATACAGAAGTGATTTTGGATGATGAATTTATTGAAGAATCAAGTTTTAATACAGATCAGGTATTGCAATCCTATGATCTTTGGTATGTAGATATTAACGCTACCAAGGGCAATGGTGAAGTGCCTTTTTTACAACGTGCGTTCACCATATCTTTTGATAACGGAAAAGTTTATGCAAATAACAATATAGCAGGTATTGGGAAAACAGGAAGTGGATTTGGTATTGACGTGGGTTTTTATGAACCGTTAAGGGGCACCATAGAAATTGACCATGATGTTGACGGGTTATGGTTGTTGGATGTGTTTGCCGTTGATGGTAATACTATTGAGTTCTACGACAAGGCATCTGACACTTCATATTATCTAAAAGGATATCAGTTCAACAATTTTGATTTTGATATGGTGTTTTATGACAACATTCATTATTTCTTACAGGAATATGATGCTTGGGAGAAAACCTATACCAGTGAAGAAGGGGCTTTGAATGATTTTGATGATGAGAACTTTTTACAATTTGTTGCAAGTGACAATGGTGACTTTTTTAGATCATCAATTGATCAGGCGGGTACATCTGTAAACATACTTGAGTGGGATTTTGAAGGTGATTATGAGATTTTTGATGTAGAAAACGATGAAACGCTTAAAACTTTAACACTCTCCTATGACTTTATGGGCAATGATTATTTTGAACTCTACGTTATTAATGATAGTACTATTGAGTTATACCACCCTGATAGTGAAACGGTATATGAGTTTAATGGTAGGGGATATCAACAGTACTTAAAATCGGGCAAAGGTTCGGTTGACAAGAAAAGAACAAAGACTTCGAATCCTGTTATGAAAGTGAAACGAAGTAGAAAATAAAAGCTGTCACCCTGAGCGCAGTAGAAGGGTAAAGCGAAGACTTTTTGGTTGGTTATTTAGTTAGGAACCGCCCTGGTTATGAAAAACAGGGCGGTTTTTTTATGTGCTCATCTTGGTGAGATACAAAAGTTTAATTATACAGTTTAAACTGCTAAGTAGTAGTACTTACAAGACAGAAATATGGTAACTTGTTACTATATATAATTGTTGAAGAACAAATTTAATTTCGACGTAATGAAACAAATGACAAAAATTATTGCAGTTATATTATTAATCAGTTTCCAAAACTCATTCGGACAAAATACTAAGACACAAATTCCGGAAACTAATGTATTCCCTGCGATAGCTAATTCAGAATTCGATCTGATTATTCGAATAGACACGGACATGGTTGAGGAAGAAGTGCAGTCCCGCATAGGGGTTTTAAAAAGTTTTGATAAAGACCTTGAAATATTCTACTCACGGGATGAAACGGGTGATATAAAAACACTTACAAGTTCTGGGGGCAAATCTAGTGGCTCCTGTAAATCCGATGATTTTGGTTATCTTATAATTGCATTAAAAGATTATCAGTGGAAGGGATGTATGATTTCGGATAAAAAATAAATCTTTTTTGAGTACTCAAAGAAATACGTTTTACAACAATACCTATAATACATTTCTACCTTACCTCTTAACTAAAAATCCTTAACGGATTTATCGCATCGAAATCATAGTCGAACCGTTGACGATAATAAAAAAAAAGACAGGCCCGAAATGATAAGAGAGCTAAAAGTATCAGACATAGAAGGATTAAACAGTCTTCCTCCATTAGATTGGAATTTTGACTATGAAGCCCTTTTAAGAGATTTCATAAACGAAGACTTCTTTTATGCGTTTATCCAAATCCAAGACAACAAAATTGTAGGGACAGGCAACGTTTTTATTAAAGAAAAAGTTGGCTGGCTTGCAAACATAATAATAGATAAAACTTGTAGAGGAAAGGGTTTAGGCTTTGAAATGACAAACTTTCTTGTTGACTTCTTAACAGATAAAAAATGTGATACCCAATTATTGATAGCTACCGAACTTGGGGAAGGTGTTTACAGAAAAATTGGTTTCAGAAAATTAACAGAATACCAATGCTTTGATTCAGAAATTGACAGCGATTTTAATTTTACTAATTCGGTTCGAAAGTTAGAAATTTCAGATTTGGAAAGTGTATACAAATTAGATCAAGAAACAAATTCTGAGAACAGGACCCATTTGATTGACAAATATTATAAAAACGGATTTGGATACTTCAATAACGACAATGAATTATTAGGGTTTTATCTTCCAGAATTTGGAAGAGGATTAGTTTTATCTCGGGACGAGCAAGCTGGAATTGAACTTCTAAAATTGAAGCACTCAAAGAAAGGAAAAAGAACATTATTGCCTATTGAAAATCAAAAAGGAATTATATTATTGGAGAATATTGGCTCAAAGAAAGGCGCCAAATGTTCGAGAATGGTTTTGGGTAAAGAAAACAAATGGAAACCCAATTACATATACTCATATGGAAGTGGGTATTGTGGATAAAAAATTAGGCTAAGTGCCAACCCAAAAAGTTCAGTTATCTGAAATCCTGTACTAACCATAGCCAAGACCTTGTGTGTAATTTGAATAGTACACTCTTTTGTAACATTCCAGAATTTACAACGTCCTATACCCAATTAATTAACTAATCAATCAAAATATGAACTCGAATAAAAAAACCGGAAGGCTTGTAGGCCTATTATTTCTAATCATATTTGCAACGGGAATTATAGTCTATCAAATTTTACAAGGTCCTGTACTCTTTTCAGATGATTTTCTAACAACTGCATCTGTAAACGCTAATGAAATAATTATTTCGACCTTACTTTTATGTTTAAGCGGTATAACCTCTGTTGTTATAGCCTCAATTTTATTACCGATTTTTAAAAAGCATAGCACCCCTTTGGCATTTTTATATTTAGCATTTAGTATCCTAGGTTTTATAGCTATATCTATTGACAATATAAGTGTTCTATCTATGTTAGAATTAAGTCTAGAGTATACCAAAAATGAAACTGGGAATTCTGACATATTAAATAGTTTGGGCAGTGTATTTTATAAAAAACATTGGTGGACACATTACATGAGTCTTCTCATTTCCTGCTTCCCAGTTTTTATTTTATACTATATATTTTACTTGTCTAAATTAATTCCGAAAGTTATTTCAATTGTTGGGATAATAGCCGTTACTCTTATGTTCACTGAAGTATTATTTTCGATTTTTGGAAATAGCATTAGTATGAATATGCTCCTGCCGATAGGGGTCATTCAACTAGTTCTCCCCCTCTGGTTAATTTTCAAGGGATTGAATTCGACAGTTTTAGAGGCTAAAGTGAAATAATGGGATTTAGTTAGAAAAACTGGTTACAACAATACCCTTAATCCATTGCGGTTAATTTCCTAGATAGAATATTTCTTGAATTTCAATAAAAAGATAATTCAAAAGGTTGTATATAAAGTTGTTACTATAACTCCTTTTCCGTCATTCGATTCAACAGACAATAGTTGTTCTTTCTCTTTTATATTCAAGTAAAATGGTGGGGCCAATAGGTTTATACCGCTTCTTTTTTTAAGTCGGGTACCCTGCCCTGAAATAATGTCTTTATTGGGTTCAAAGTCGCCCTGAGGCACATGCTCGGTTAAAACAACATATTTAAAATAGGTCAACTTTTTTATGATACGCTGTACTTCGGCATTTGATAAATGTTGAAGTACTTGCCGTACTATGGCACAATCCGCTTTAGGTAGATTATCGGTTGAGATATCCAAACAATGGAATTCTAAATTCTCCTTTTTAAACTTTTCTTTATTGTGTTCAATAAGATCTGGGACTATATCAATAGCAACATATTTTTTAGTGTGTTTTACCAGCGCTTTGCCAACATTAAAATCACCACAACCTAAATCACAAACCACTATGGGATGCTCAAAAGCGGTCAGAAAGGTTGTCAATACTTGTATATAGGGATTTACCAACTCCGAACTATGTGACCCCTCACCGGAATAAAAATCAGATTTGTTATCACCCCAAAGTTTCATTTCATACACCTGTTCCATGGCCTTTTTGGTTGGCCAAGGTTTCTTTATTCTTTGGGTTCCATTATCTTTCTGTTTCATAAACGATGTGTAATAGTATCAAATATATAAACAAGAGTGGATAATAAATCGAAAATCATACGTACCTGGAAGGGATGGACAACATTGGAAAATGCTCCGATTTATGAAGATATGCTGATAAATGAAGTCTTTCCAACAGTAAAAAAGAAAGGGGTATTAGGTTTGGAAAAGGTTAGTATTTCAACGCAGAAAGGAGTAAATGAAGTAGCGTTTTTTCTGGTGTTACAATTTGAATCGCTAAGCGCAGTGAAAACCTTTGCCGGTGAAAACTATGAAAAGGCCTATATTCCTGAAAATGCGAAACGTGTGTTATCAAGATATGATGAAAATGCACAACATTTTGAATTGAAAGAAGAACTGATACTCAAATGAAAGAACCATAAAATTGATTTGTTGATCTAATGTCTTTTTCGAAAATCCGAAGGATTTTCGTTTACTACTTTCTTAAAAGTTCTATTAAAATAGGACAAACTTTCAAAACCACATTCAAAGCAGGTTTCACCCACGTTCTTACCAGTAAGCAATAATCGTTTGGCCTGACTTATTCTATACTGGTTCAAAAAACCTATAAATGTGCCGCCAGTTGCTTTTTTGAAATATCGGCAAAAAGCCTCCTTTCCTAAATTACAAATTGTGGCTACTTCTTCTATATCTATCTTTCGTTGATAGTTTTCATCTATAAATGCGTAGATGTTTCTAAGACGCACTTGTTCCTTTTTATTGTATTTGTTTTTGAAAGGTTGATCGTGCAGCAATTCATACTCTTCGGATTCAGATAATGTTTTCAATATTTCCAGTACGGCGATAAATAGTTGATATGGAGATAGGGCGTGTAATTTTTTGAGTTCTGACCCTATGCGTTTTTTGGTCTCACCGCTAAAGGCTATTCCGTGACGAGACCTCTGAAATAGGTTTTGAATACTCTTTAGTTCAGGTATATCACCAATGACCTCATTTCTATAAAAGGGTTTTATATGTAATACCTCTTTCTTATAATCGGTCTGCACACCATAATCGAAATTCAGATGTGGAATGTTTGAACCAATTAAAACTAAATCACTTTCCTCAAATCTTGATATATGGTTTCCTACATGTCTCGTTGCACTGGCCCCCTCGATATAAACAAGTTCAAATTCCGGATGAAAATGCCAATAGAACAGATTATTCAATCTAGGATTGTGAAGAACCCTAAACGGACTTTTACTATCTGCCTTAAAAGTTTCTAGTTGAATCTTCATTCTTAAATTTAACAAAAATGAGTTAAAAATTTGATGAATACGTCTATAAAATCAATATAGTTCAAATTTTGGTCAATATCACGGTTGAGAATGGATAAAGTGGTTTGTAGTTTTACCCTATCATTTCAATGCTAAAAAATAATATCATGGAGAAAGTCAAGAATAGAATGGAAATGGCCAATAAGGCACATGAAGAGATTCCTGGGAATCCGTCAACAGCTACAAGTAGTAAGCAAAAGTTGAATGATAGATCTAATGGGAA contains:
- a CDS encoding alpha/beta fold hydrolase, which translates into the protein MKRIVNFGTKGQYMRIWTLLLFVTVLCTCTTSENITIDGVIEVPENRENPDSRTLKLVYKVLKAKEADSTKSPIVYLQGGPGAATLVMEEFWENHPLRNDRDIVLMDQRGTGKSEANCTEIGATIFVVLRDDLLGESQYRTLDTILSNCKENLKQKGVDLAGYTSKENAADFEDLRKVLGYDKWNLWGVSYGSRLGLTIMRDFPESVRSAMLAGILAPEIDYLNNTVQNFENSLFFIFNRCENNIECNNRYPNLKERLLNVLEKLQTAPLRFDLEGELFVLNPQDALLVLFFSLYDRNSIGNIPILIEAMETGETEPLNNALKNIEHLYTFINWSMNYSVMVYEEIPFYDAVAIDQYLKQSELGSGFASYRSEMQLLADWHSFRAANFEDQPVISEIPTLMVSGGLDHVTPSSNAKKALKHLKNGYEVVFPDDGHNLFNPCFFQIAEDFLNNPLQKPNSACSTERNPIEWNILNPIH
- a CDS encoding DUF4386 domain-containing protein produces the protein MNSNKKTGRLVGLLFLIIFATGIIVYQILQGPVLFSDDFLTTASVNANEIIISTLLLCLSGITSVVIASILLPIFKKHSTPLAFLYLAFSILGFIAISIDNISVLSMLELSLEYTKNETGNSDILNSLGSVFYKKHWWTHYMSLLISCFPVFILYYIFYLSKLIPKVISIVGIIAVTLMFTEVLFSIFGNSISMNMLLPIGVIQLVLPLWLIFKGLNSTVLEAKVK
- a CDS encoding AraC family transcriptional regulator, with the protein product MKIQLETFKADSKSPFRVLHNPRLNNLFYWHFHPEFELVYIEGASATRHVGNHISRFEESDLVLIGSNIPHLNFDYGVQTDYKKEVLHIKPFYRNEVIGDIPELKSIQNLFQRSRHGIAFSGETKKRIGSELKKLHALSPYQLFIAVLEILKTLSESEEYELLHDQPFKNKYNKKEQVRLRNIYAFIDENYQRKIDIEEVATICNLGKEAFCRYFKKATGGTFIGFLNQYRISQAKRLLLTGKNVGETCFECGFESLSYFNRTFKKVVNENPSDFRKRH
- a CDS encoding NAD(P)H-dependent glycerol-3-phosphate dehydrogenase codes for the protein MKNEMKFAVLGGGSWATAIVKMLTENLHKVTWYMRNEDAVEHIKTQKHNPNYLSSVEFHTEQLDLTTDLNYAVENNDVLIFVIPSAFLDTELKKLTANIKGKTIFSAIKGIVPETGLIVGEHFHDIYEIPFENIGVITGPCHAEEVALERLSYLTIACADQEKAELVANNLKSNYIKTKISDDIIGTEYAAMLKNIYAIAAGIYHGLGYGDNFQSVLMSNSIREMKRYIKRVHKMKRNINNSAYLGDLLVTGYSTFSRNRMFGNMIGKGYTVKSAQMEMSMVAEGYYATKSAYGLKANFKSKVQTPIIDAVYQVLYQGKNAKKTFAKLTDRLD
- a CDS encoding class I SAM-dependent methyltransferase translates to MKQKDNGTQRIKKPWPTKKAMEQVYEMKLWGDNKSDFYSGEGSHSSELVNPYIQVLTTFLTAFEHPIVVCDLGCGDFNVGKALVKHTKKYVAIDIVPDLIEHNKEKFKKENLEFHCLDISTDNLPKADCAIVRQVLQHLSNAEVQRIIKKLTYFKYVVLTEHVPQGDFEPNKDIISGQGTRLKKRSGINLLAPPFYLNIKEKEQLLSVESNDGKGVIVTTLYTTF
- a CDS encoding GNAT family N-acetyltransferase, with the translated sequence MIRELKVSDIEGLNSLPPLDWNFDYEALLRDFINEDFFYAFIQIQDNKIVGTGNVFIKEKVGWLANIIIDKTCRGKGLGFEMTNFLVDFLTDKKCDTQLLIATELGEGVYRKIGFRKLTEYQCFDSEIDSDFNFTNSVRKLEISDLESVYKLDQETNSENRTHLIDKYYKNGFGYFNNDNELLGFYLPEFGRGLVLSRDEQAGIELLKLKHSKKGKRTLLPIENQKGIILLENIGSKKGAKCSRMVLGKENKWKPNYIYSYGSGYCG
- a CDS encoding glycerol-3-phosphate dehydrogenase/oxidase, with protein sequence MKNNIRFSNLDRTKTIQELSKESYDLVVIGGGITGGGIALDAAARGLKVALVEKGDFASGTSSKSTKLIHGGLRYLKQFDFWLVKEVGSERAIVHKLAPHLVLPEKMLLPLIENGSYGKWLTSIGLKVYDILAQVTGDDKRKMLEKKEAMKLEPLLPKKILKGAGYYAEYRTDDARLTIEAIKTSLQYGAKALNYTEVSEFIYKDDMIAGVVVKDALTDETFEVKSKFVISAAGPWVDELRAVNNSKKGKRLHLTKGVHLVFPHEKLPIKHSVYFDIPDGRMMFAIPRGKITYIGTTDTNFDKDKDHVKTDLADAIYLISAVNNMFPKINLEMEDIISSWAGLRPLIHEEGKSASELSRKDEIFVSDSGLFSMAGGKLTGYRKMAERVMNRIAKKMHEDYDVEVAESTTESIPLCGSDFKKFKHVKKYINEVYERIKGDGFTKYNAWFLVTNYGIQTNTILDYYSKRKEDDNEVRLALAELEFGIDFEMVQNPMDFFIRRTGRLYFDIESVRTLMEPILQEFKKVYKVDDAQLLAWKEELNSELDEHSNFSMDRV